In the genome of Mucisphaera calidilacus, one region contains:
- a CDS encoding exosortase/archaeosortase family protein, which translates to MTTASLNNPVSPKQPGSLFTPSAWGLMAVLIALFGLLHYVFLRRTWLFATTDSDWSHALIVPLISLYYIRIHQDHIRQTIPRVAPIGLLFMLAGFVGYGLGIYPIRNDMAQGYSMILALFGITWFVMGTHAMRWLWFPVAYLVFAVKVSDKIWEQIANLLQAIAANAATIVLECWAVFDGNLESVNDRGITIDLTFYKAGELITESINVAEACSGLRMLMAFIALGVAFAFIQKLQWWQRIALISLTIPIAILVNVARVSTIGVLYVYNREMATGDFHIFVGMLMLIPAAGIFMLVTWILDNIVISDEDEDETPPARKTDAQADETPEPPAWVSPTRVLSALVTGAGVTLLAGLAYLGFLSALRPDVVGESFPAWAGWTTLVVCTLALLIAIVAVVPALFRNLPEGPTGRPARQMALIVIIGALATATAGLKQAVAMTEVVLLKEAVPLRESVVKIPFTMGPWRLIDDQRLPKDIVSELGTEQYVSRLYVNTQMHDATGVDFKNTTQRNRYLADAPVGSMVRLHVAYYTGTADTVPHVPERCFIAGGLVARGGGYPLVTLDRSRLTRDIENSDYLATLPDGQTARIPDAEFTMRQFTYGTEDRPDQDMHVLYVFAANGEFAETAERVRLLAFNPTDRYSYYCKIELQPIGVADPNRAVETVTRALDDMLPHVMAALPDWIEVTEGTWPPAEPR; encoded by the coding sequence ATGACGACCGCCAGCCTGAACAACCCCGTCAGCCCGAAGCAACCGGGCAGCCTGTTCACCCCCTCCGCGTGGGGGCTGATGGCCGTGCTCATCGCCCTCTTCGGGCTGCTGCACTACGTCTTCCTGCGCAGGACCTGGCTCTTTGCCACCACCGACTCTGACTGGTCCCACGCCCTGATCGTCCCGCTGATCTCCCTCTACTACATCCGCATCCATCAGGACCACATCCGCCAGACGATCCCCCGCGTCGCGCCGATCGGCCTGCTGTTCATGCTCGCCGGCTTCGTCGGCTACGGCCTGGGCATCTACCCCATCCGCAACGACATGGCCCAGGGCTACTCGATGATCCTCGCCCTCTTCGGGATCACCTGGTTCGTCATGGGCACCCACGCCATGCGCTGGCTCTGGTTCCCCGTGGCCTACCTCGTCTTCGCCGTCAAGGTCAGCGACAAGATCTGGGAGCAGATCGCCAACCTCCTCCAGGCCATCGCCGCTAACGCCGCCACGATCGTCCTCGAGTGCTGGGCCGTCTTCGACGGCAACCTCGAGTCGGTCAACGACCGCGGCATCACCATCGACCTCACCTTCTACAAGGCCGGCGAGCTGATCACCGAGAGCATCAACGTCGCCGAGGCCTGCTCCGGCCTGCGCATGCTCATGGCGTTCATCGCGCTCGGCGTCGCCTTCGCCTTCATCCAGAAGCTCCAGTGGTGGCAGCGTATCGCCCTCATCAGCCTCACCATCCCCATCGCCATCCTCGTCAACGTCGCACGCGTCTCGACCATCGGCGTGCTCTATGTCTACAACCGGGAGATGGCCACCGGCGACTTCCACATCTTCGTCGGCATGCTCATGCTCATCCCCGCCGCCGGCATCTTCATGCTGGTCACCTGGATCCTCGACAACATCGTCATCTCCGACGAGGACGAGGACGAAACCCCGCCCGCCAGGAAGACCGACGCCCAGGCCGACGAAACCCCCGAACCCCCCGCATGGGTCAGCCCCACACGCGTCCTCAGCGCCCTGGTCACCGGCGCGGGCGTCACGCTGCTCGCCGGTCTTGCCTACCTCGGCTTCCTGTCCGCCCTGCGGCCCGACGTCGTCGGCGAGTCCTTCCCCGCCTGGGCCGGGTGGACCACCCTCGTCGTCTGCACCCTCGCCCTGCTGATCGCGATTGTCGCCGTCGTCCCGGCCCTGTTCCGCAACCTGCCCGAAGGCCCAACAGGCCGGCCCGCACGCCAGATGGCCCTGATCGTCATCATCGGCGCCCTCGCCACCGCCACCGCCGGCCTCAAGCAGGCCGTGGCCATGACCGAGGTCGTCCTGCTCAAGGAAGCCGTTCCCCTCCGCGAGTCCGTCGTCAAGATCCCCTTCACCATGGGGCCCTGGCGGCTGATCGACGACCAGCGGCTGCCCAAGGACATCGTCTCCGAACTCGGCACCGAGCAGTACGTCTCACGCCTCTACGTCAACACGCAGATGCACGACGCCACCGGCGTCGACTTCAAGAACACCACCCAGCGCAACCGCTACCTGGCGGATGCGCCCGTCGGCTCGATGGTCCGCCTGCACGTCGCCTACTACACCGGCACCGCCGACACCGTCCCCCACGTCCCCGAACGCTGCTTCATCGCCGGCGGACTCGTGGCCCGTGGCGGCGGCTACCCCCTCGTGACACTCGACCGCTCGCGCCTCACCCGCGACATCGAGAACAGCGACTATCTCGCCACGCTCCCCGACGGCCAGACCGCGCGCATCCCCGACGCCGAATTCACGATGCGCCAGTTCACCTACGGCACCGAGGACCGGCCCGACCAGGACATGCACGTCCTCTACGTCTTCGCGGCCAACGGCGAGTTCGCCGAGACCGCCGAACGCGTTAGGCTCCTCGCCTTCAACCCCACCGACCGCTACAGCTACTACTGCAAGATCGAGCTGCAGCCGATCGGCGTCGCCGACCCCAACCGGGCCGTCGAGACGGTCACCCGCGCCCTCGACGACATGCTCCCCCACGTGATGGCCGCCCTGCCCGACTGGATCGAGGTTACCGAGGGGACCTGGCCGCCCGCTGAACCCCGCTAA